One segment of Agromyces albus DNA contains the following:
- a CDS encoding RsmB/NOP family class I SAM-dependent RNA methyltransferase gives MSGGARSNSRGGGAERVSPARRVAFEVLEAVRTDEAYANLLLPTRISRAGLNRADAAFATELTYGTLRMLGFYDLVLELAADRPTSSIDPGVLDVMRLGVHQLLATRVPTHAAVFEQVALARKVAPKAAGFANAVLRTVSRTSADSWRELVGAGAKDRDDRLARLSSHPAWIVRAFRTALAREGREPELEALLEADNDSPRVNLAVLPGFDDADAETADGVTLEPDRYSPIGAVTDDPIGVARSSGGRIRVQDEGSQLAALALTRATPIAPGERWLDLCAGPGGKTAVLAAEALGGGASVVANEAVPARADLVRNAVAGVPIEVDVRVGDGRELDLTALGAPDGFDRILLDAPCTGLGALRRRPEARWRKSPADVAELTKLQGDLFDAAVGALAPGGILAYVTCSPHTAETHGTFGAALARWGDRVEQLDTRSVVEALSRHPLDLAGDADTVQLWPHRHGTDAMFIALVRRPGADATGVHAAVADR, from the coding sequence ATGAGCGGCGGCGCGCGATCGAACTCCCGTGGCGGGGGAGCGGAGCGCGTCTCACCGGCGCGCCGCGTCGCCTTCGAGGTGCTCGAGGCCGTGCGGACCGACGAGGCCTACGCGAACCTCCTGTTGCCCACGCGCATCAGCCGGGCCGGCCTGAATCGTGCCGACGCGGCCTTCGCGACCGAGCTCACCTACGGCACCCTGCGCATGCTGGGCTTCTACGATCTCGTCCTCGAGCTCGCGGCAGACCGGCCCACCTCGAGCATCGACCCGGGAGTGCTCGACGTGATGCGGCTCGGGGTGCACCAGTTGCTCGCGACCCGGGTGCCGACGCACGCGGCGGTCTTCGAACAGGTGGCCCTGGCCCGCAAGGTCGCTCCGAAAGCCGCAGGATTCGCCAACGCCGTGCTGCGCACCGTCTCGCGCACGTCGGCCGACTCCTGGCGCGAACTCGTCGGGGCGGGTGCCAAGGACCGCGACGACCGGCTCGCGCGCCTCTCGAGCCACCCCGCGTGGATCGTGCGCGCGTTCCGCACCGCGCTCGCCCGCGAGGGTCGAGAACCCGAGCTCGAGGCGCTCCTCGAGGCCGACAACGACTCGCCCCGGGTCAACCTCGCGGTGCTTCCGGGCTTCGACGACGCCGACGCAGAGACTGCTGACGGCGTCACGCTCGAGCCCGACCGCTATTCGCCCATCGGCGCGGTCACCGATGACCCGATCGGAGTCGCGCGATCCTCGGGCGGCCGCATTCGCGTTCAAGACGAAGGCTCGCAGCTCGCGGCGCTCGCCCTCACCCGTGCGACTCCCATCGCACCGGGGGAGCGCTGGCTCGACCTCTGCGCCGGCCCTGGCGGCAAGACCGCCGTACTCGCCGCCGAGGCGCTCGGCGGCGGCGCGAGCGTCGTCGCGAACGAGGCGGTGCCGGCGCGCGCCGACCTCGTGCGGAATGCCGTGGCCGGAGTGCCGATCGAGGTCGACGTGCGGGTCGGCGACGGCCGCGAGCTCGACCTCACCGCGCTCGGCGCCCCCGACGGCTTCGACCGCATCCTCCTCGATGCACCGTGCACCGGCCTCGGCGCCCTCCGTCGCCGGCCCGAGGCGCGATGGCGCAAGTCGCCGGCGGATGTCGCCGAGCTCACGAAGCTCCAGGGCGACCTGTTCGACGCCGCGGTCGGCGCACTCGCGCCCGGCGGCATCCTCGCGTACGTCACATGCTCCCCGCACACCGCCGAGACGCACGGCACGTTCGGCGCGGCGCTCGCCCGGTGGGGCGATCGGGTCGAGCAGCTCGACACGCGATCGGTGGTGGAGGCGTTGTCGCGGCATCCGCTCGACCTTGCCGGCGACGCTGACACCGTGCAGCTCTGGCCGCACCGGCACGGCACCGATGCGATGTTCATCGCCCTCGTCCGGCGCCCGGGCGCCGATGCCACCGGCGTCCATGCCGCCGTCGCCGATCGATAG
- the hisF gene encoding imidazole glycerol phosphate synthase subunit HisF yields the protein MSLAVRVIPCLDVAAGRVVKGVNFQNLRDAGDPVELAARYADQGADELTFLDVTATVDDRSTTYDMVQRVAEQVFIPLTVGGGIRSVDDVARLQGHGADKIGVNSAAIARPPLIGEIADRFGAQVLVLSLDVKRSQRTPSGFVVTTHGGRTETDLDALEWARLAIELGAGELLVNSIDADGTKAGFDLELTALMHELASVPVIASGGAGHVADFAPAIAAGADAVLAASVFHNGEVTIGEVKAALAADGRIVR from the coding sequence ATGTCGCTAGCCGTCCGCGTGATCCCGTGCCTCGACGTGGCTGCCGGCCGCGTCGTCAAGGGCGTCAACTTCCAGAACCTCCGCGATGCAGGAGATCCCGTCGAGCTCGCCGCCCGGTACGCCGATCAGGGCGCCGATGAACTCACGTTCCTCGACGTCACGGCGACCGTCGACGACCGCTCCACGACCTACGACATGGTGCAGCGCGTGGCCGAGCAGGTGTTCATCCCCCTCACGGTGGGCGGCGGCATCCGCTCGGTCGACGACGTCGCGCGACTGCAGGGGCACGGCGCCGACAAGATCGGCGTGAACAGCGCCGCGATCGCGAGGCCGCCGCTCATCGGCGAGATCGCCGATCGCTTCGGCGCGCAGGTGCTCGTGCTCTCGCTCGACGTGAAGCGCTCGCAGCGCACTCCCTCCGGATTCGTCGTGACGACGCACGGCGGTCGCACCGAGACCGACCTCGACGCCCTCGAATGGGCGCGACTGGCCATCGAGCTCGGCGCCGGCGAGCTGCTCGTCAACTCGATCGACGCCGACGGCACGAAGGCCGGGTTCGACCTCGAGCTCACGGCGCTCATGCACGAGCTCGCGAGCGTGCCCGTGATCGCCTCGGGCGGCGCCGGACACGTCGCCGACTTCGCGCCGGCGATCGCAGCCGGCGCCGACGCGGTGCTCGCGGCATCCGTGTTCCACAACGGCGAGGTGACGATCGGCGAAGTGAAAGCCGCCCTCGCGGCCGACGGAAGGATCGTGCGATGA
- the rpe gene encoding ribulose-phosphate 3-epimerase, producing the protein MTTRINPSILAADFANFERELGRIASADLVHVDIMDNHFVPNLTFGLPMVERLQQVSPIPLDVHLMIDDPERWAPGYAEAGAFSVTFHVEAASDPVGLARRLRGLGARAGIALKPGTEVEPYLELLPEFDQVLVMTVEPGFGGQSFRPETMPKLELVADTVRSAGLDVWLQVDGGISLETIGIAAAAGANTFVAGSAVFGADSPTEQIEALRRAASVHPHVHR; encoded by the coding sequence ATGACGACGCGGATCAACCCGAGCATCCTCGCTGCCGACTTCGCGAACTTCGAGCGAGAGCTCGGTCGCATCGCGAGCGCCGACCTCGTGCACGTCGACATCATGGACAACCACTTCGTGCCGAACCTCACGTTCGGCCTGCCGATGGTCGAGCGGCTCCAGCAGGTCTCGCCCATCCCGCTCGACGTGCACCTCATGATCGACGACCCCGAGCGCTGGGCGCCGGGGTATGCCGAGGCTGGCGCGTTCTCCGTGACGTTCCATGTCGAGGCCGCGTCCGACCCGGTCGGGCTCGCCCGGCGACTCCGCGGGCTCGGCGCACGGGCCGGCATCGCCCTGAAGCCGGGCACCGAGGTGGAGCCGTACCTCGAGCTGCTGCCCGAGTTCGACCAGGTGCTCGTGATGACCGTCGAGCCGGGCTTCGGCGGCCAGTCGTTCCGGCCCGAGACGATGCCCAAGCTCGAGCTCGTCGCCGACACGGTGCGCTCAGCCGGTCTCGACGTGTGGCTGCAGGTCGACGGCGGCATCTCGCTCGAGACGATCGGCATCGCCGCCGCAGCAGGGGCGAACACGTTCGTCGCCGGATCGGCCGTGTTCGGCGCGGATTCGCCCACCGAGCAGATCGAGGCGCTGCGCCGGGCTGCGTCCGTCCACCCTCACGTGCACCGGTAG
- the fmt gene encoding methionyl-tRNA formyltransferase has translation MQNLRLVFAGTPAAAVPALERLAASDHELVGVVTRPAAPLGRKRVLTPSLVAQAAERLGLPVIEAARLGAEPTAAIEALRPDLGVIVAYGGLVREPLLSAPTHGWVNLHFSLLPAWRGAAPVQHALIAGDAETGASVFRLVPELDAGDVFAMRPREIDGSETSGELLEDLAVSGAELLSEVVDAIAAGTAVATAQSGEPSFAPKLTIDDARLDWRLPAAEVLARFRGVTPEPGAWTTLDEQRLKVLELATTADGADAADTADATAMPPGMIAMHDRRVLIGTATAPLELRRVQPSGRTAMAAADWWRGAAREQAVAR, from the coding sequence GTGCAGAACCTTCGCCTCGTCTTCGCCGGCACTCCGGCCGCCGCCGTCCCGGCGCTCGAACGCCTCGCTGCGAGCGACCATGAGCTCGTCGGCGTCGTGACGAGGCCGGCGGCGCCGCTCGGACGCAAGCGCGTGCTCACGCCGTCGCTGGTCGCCCAGGCGGCCGAGCGGCTCGGGCTGCCTGTGATCGAGGCCGCCCGGCTCGGAGCCGAGCCGACCGCCGCGATCGAGGCGCTCCGTCCCGATCTCGGGGTCATCGTCGCCTACGGCGGACTCGTGCGCGAACCGCTGCTCTCCGCTCCGACCCACGGCTGGGTGAACCTGCACTTCTCGCTGCTGCCCGCATGGCGCGGCGCGGCGCCCGTGCAGCACGCACTCATCGCTGGCGACGCCGAGACCGGGGCATCCGTGTTCCGGCTCGTGCCCGAACTCGACGCTGGCGACGTGTTCGCGATGCGGCCGCGCGAGATCGACGGCAGTGAGACCTCGGGCGAGCTCCTCGAAGATCTCGCGGTGTCGGGTGCCGAGCTGCTCAGCGAGGTGGTCGACGCGATCGCCGCCGGAACCGCGGTCGCGACGGCGCAATCCGGAGAGCCGAGCTTCGCTCCCAAGCTCACGATCGACGACGCGCGCCTGGACTGGCGGCTCCCGGCTGCGGAGGTGCTCGCGCGGTTCCGCGGCGTGACGCCCGAGCCCGGCGCCTGGACGACGCTCGATGAGCAACGACTGAAGGTGCTCGAGCTCGCGACCACCGCGGATGGCGCGGATGCCGCGGACACTGCAGATGCCACGGCGATGCCGCCCGGCATGATCGCCATGCACGATCGCCGCGTACTCATCGGCACCGCCACCGCGCCGCTCGAGCTCCGGCGCGTGCAGCCGTCGGGCCGCACCGCGATGGCCGCCGCCGACTGGTGGCGCGGTGCCGCACGCGAACAGGCGGTCGCGCGATGA
- the hisG gene encoding ATP phosphoribosyltransferase — protein MLRIAVPNKGSLSETAAQMLWEAGYTGRRDPRDLHTADPRNGVEFFYLRPRDIATYVGSGALDVGITGRDLLLDSGSDAAEISSLGFGDSTFRFAGPAGDFSELAQLDGVRVATSYPGLVGGFLAGHGVTANLVKLDGAVESAVRLGVADAVADVVSTGSTLRQAGLEIFGPVILESEAVLIGSGVERPGTDTLVRRLQGVLVARQYVLLDYDVPVEHLERATAVAPGFESPTVSPLHDPEWVAVRVMVPRVDMNHVMDELYSLGARAILVSAIHAARL, from the coding sequence ATGCTCCGAATCGCCGTGCCCAACAAGGGCTCGCTCTCCGAGACCGCCGCGCAGATGCTGTGGGAGGCCGGGTACACCGGCCGCCGCGACCCCCGCGACCTGCACACCGCCGATCCGCGGAACGGGGTCGAGTTCTTCTATCTCCGTCCGCGTGACATCGCCACCTATGTGGGGTCGGGCGCGCTCGACGTCGGCATCACGGGCCGCGACCTCCTGCTCGATTCCGGATCGGATGCCGCCGAGATCTCCTCGCTCGGATTCGGCGACTCCACCTTCCGCTTCGCGGGGCCGGCGGGCGACTTCAGCGAGCTCGCGCAACTCGACGGAGTGCGGGTCGCCACGAGCTATCCCGGCCTCGTCGGCGGGTTCCTCGCGGGCCACGGCGTGACGGCGAATCTCGTCAAGCTCGACGGAGCGGTCGAGTCGGCCGTGCGACTCGGTGTCGCCGACGCCGTCGCCGACGTGGTCTCCACCGGCTCCACGCTCCGCCAGGCCGGCCTCGAGATCTTCGGCCCGGTCATCCTCGAATCCGAGGCCGTGCTCATCGGCTCCGGCGTCGAGCGGCCGGGCACCGACACCCTCGTGCGGCGCCTCCAGGGCGTCCTCGTCGCCCGCCAGTACGTGCTCCTCGACTACGACGTGCCGGTCGAGCACCTCGAACGCGCCACCGCCGTGGCGCCCGGCTTCGAGTCGCCGACCGTGTCGCCGCTGCACGATCCCGAGTGGGTCGCCGTCCGCGTCATGGTCCCTCGCGTCGACATGAACCACGTGATGGACGAGCTCTACTCGCTCGGCGCACGGGCGATCCTCGTGAGCGCGATCCACGCGGCACGGTTGTGA
- the coaBC gene encoding bifunctional phosphopantothenoylcysteine decarboxylase/phosphopantothenate--cysteine ligase CoaBC, with amino-acid sequence MSPLNIVVGITGGIAAYKAVGVVRALVLAGHDVHVVPTEGALRFVGRPTLEAISRNPVHTDLYEGVAEVRHVAIGQAADLIVIAPATANSIAKLATGLADDLLGNTVLASEAPVVIAPAMHTEMWRHPATRANIATLRSRGVTVVGPAVGQLTGSDSGPGRMAEPDVIVAAALDRVAASDSAAAQHHRGDLSGRRIVVSAGGTREPLDPVRFLGNRSSGKQGIAIAEAARSRGAEVTLIAANLEVADPEGCDVRRVSTALELRDAVVGAAQGVDVVVMAAAVADYRPVSVSDAKIKKDEGDGGLTLELVRNPDILAGLGSEPHPGTLLVGFAAETESDDEHLLALGRAKREAKGADLLVVNRVGWNEGFASDENAVVVIGAGGDVVTRAHGTKLSVAHDILDVVVSELTTTARAATTPKESKPI; translated from the coding sequence ATGTCGCCGCTCAACATCGTCGTCGGCATCACCGGGGGCATAGCGGCGTACAAGGCCGTGGGCGTGGTGCGCGCGCTCGTGCTCGCCGGTCACGACGTGCACGTCGTCCCGACTGAGGGAGCGCTCCGTTTCGTCGGGCGCCCCACTCTCGAGGCGATCTCGCGCAACCCCGTGCACACCGACCTCTACGAGGGCGTCGCCGAGGTGCGGCACGTAGCCATCGGCCAGGCCGCCGACCTCATCGTGATCGCGCCGGCGACCGCGAACTCCATCGCCAAGCTCGCGACCGGCCTCGCCGACGACCTGCTCGGCAACACGGTGCTCGCGAGCGAAGCGCCCGTGGTCATCGCGCCGGCCATGCACACCGAGATGTGGCGGCATCCGGCCACGAGGGCGAACATCGCGACCCTCCGGTCCCGGGGCGTCACCGTCGTCGGCCCGGCCGTGGGGCAGCTCACCGGCAGCGACAGCGGTCCCGGCCGCATGGCGGAGCCCGACGTCATCGTCGCGGCCGCACTCGACCGGGTGGCGGCATCCGATTCCGCTGCAGCGCAGCACCACAGGGGCGATCTCTCAGGGCGACGCATCGTCGTCTCCGCCGGCGGAACGCGCGAGCCGCTCGACCCCGTGCGCTTCCTCGGCAATCGATCGAGCGGCAAGCAGGGCATCGCGATCGCCGAGGCGGCGCGATCCCGAGGAGCCGAGGTCACCCTCATCGCGGCGAACCTCGAGGTGGCCGACCCCGAGGGCTGCGATGTCCGCCGGGTCTCGACGGCGCTCGAGCTCCGCGACGCGGTCGTCGGCGCCGCGCAGGGCGTCGATGTCGTCGTGATGGCCGCGGCCGTCGCCGACTACCGGCCGGTGAGCGTGAGCGACGCGAAGATCAAGAAGGACGAGGGCGACGGGGGCCTCACGCTCGAGCTCGTGCGCAATCCCGACATCCTCGCAGGCCTCGGCAGCGAGCCGCATCCCGGAACCCTCCTCGTCGGCTTCGCCGCCGAGACCGAGTCCGACGACGAGCACCTCCTCGCGCTCGGGCGCGCCAAGCGCGAGGCGAAGGGCGCCGACCTGCTCGTCGTGAACCGCGTCGGATGGAACGAGGGATTCGCGAGCGACGAGAATGCGGTCGTCGTGATCGGCGCCGGCGGTGACGTCGTCACACGAGCACACGGAACGAAACTGTCGGTGGCGCACGACATCCTCGACGTGGTTGTCTCAGAGCTGACGACCACGGCGCGAGCCGCGACGACACCGAAGGAATCCAAGCCCATATGA
- the metK gene encoding methionine adenosyltransferase, whose product MSALRLFTSESVTEGHPDKICDQISDSILDALLTVDPHSRVAVETLVTTGLVHVAGEVTTSGYVEIPAIVRERVTSIGYNSSDVWFDGRSCGVSVSIGGQSPDIAQGVDHAFEARERASIDALDLQGAGDQGIMFGYATRETPELMPVPIWLAHRLAERLATVRKAGELDYLRPDGKTQVTVGYEGQVPRTIETVVLSTQHSPIVSTEQLRAEVEELVIRPVLDLVELSRPELAVLINPTGRFEIGGPQGDAGLTGRKIIIDTYGGASRHGGGAFSGKDPSKVDRSGAYAMRWVAKNAVAAGLADRLEVQVAYAIGKATPVGLYVETFGTAHVPEERIIAAIREVFDLRPAAIIRDLDLLRPIYAQTATYGHFGRELPDFTWEQLDRVDDLRAVAGL is encoded by the coding sequence ATGAGCGCACTTCGCCTCTTCACGTCCGAGTCCGTCACCGAGGGCCATCCCGACAAGATCTGCGACCAGATCTCCGACTCGATCCTCGACGCGCTGCTCACGGTCGATCCGCACAGCCGGGTCGCCGTCGAGACGCTCGTCACGACGGGGCTCGTGCACGTGGCCGGCGAAGTGACGACGTCGGGCTACGTCGAGATCCCGGCGATCGTGCGTGAACGCGTGACCTCGATCGGCTACAACTCCTCCGACGTGTGGTTCGACGGCCGTTCGTGCGGCGTCTCGGTGTCGATCGGCGGACAGTCGCCCGACATCGCGCAAGGTGTCGACCACGCCTTCGAGGCGCGCGAGCGCGCGAGCATCGACGCGCTCGACCTGCAGGGCGCCGGCGACCAGGGCATCATGTTCGGCTACGCCACGCGCGAGACGCCCGAGCTCATGCCCGTGCCGATCTGGCTCGCGCACCGGCTCGCCGAGCGGCTCGCCACCGTTCGCAAGGCCGGTGAGCTCGACTACCTTCGTCCCGACGGCAAGACCCAGGTCACCGTCGGCTACGAGGGTCAGGTGCCTCGCACGATCGAGACGGTCGTGCTGTCGACGCAGCACTCGCCGATCGTGTCCACCGAGCAGCTCCGCGCCGAGGTCGAGGAGCTCGTGATCCGGCCGGTGCTCGACCTCGTCGAGCTCTCCCGGCCCGAGCTCGCGGTGCTCATCAACCCCACAGGCCGGTTCGAGATCGGCGGCCCGCAGGGCGACGCCGGCCTCACGGGCCGCAAGATCATCATCGACACCTACGGCGGCGCGAGCCGGCACGGCGGCGGCGCGTTCAGCGGGAAGGACCCGTCGAAGGTCGACCGCTCCGGAGCGTACGCGATGCGCTGGGTCGCGAAGAACGCCGTCGCCGCGGGCCTCGCCGATCGACTCGAGGTGCAGGTCGCGTACGCCATCGGCAAGGCCACGCCGGTCGGGCTCTACGTCGAGACGTTCGGCACGGCGCACGTTCCCGAAGAGCGCATCATCGCCGCGATCCGCGAGGTGTTCGACCTGCGCCCCGCCGCGATCATCCGCGACCTCGACCTGCTCCGCCCCATCTACGCGCAGACCGCGACCTACGGACACTTCGGCCGCGAGCTTCCCGACTTCACCTGGGAGCAGCTCGACCGCGTCGACGACCTGCGCGCCGTCGCCGGGCTCTGA
- a CDS encoding primosomal protein N' — MPGGPIARVLVDSPLPQLDQLFDYHVPDRLREAAQAGVRVRVPIRSGGRIANGWLVELVESSEYAGTLSELEDVVSEVPLLTPEVWALVRAAADRAAGNASDILRIAVPNRYVRVERTWRTAESDPGELPAAPAPITGYEAGRVEKGIDDGERMALAADPRPVRLPSGEWVGAWAVTLAHAAAYTLAADRSSLLIVPDYRDQAQLQAALAAFVDSRRVVRTDARQTGGERFRSFLESTGEHARVIIGNRSTVYAPAARLGLIAFWDDGDSLQNEPLAPGVHPRDAALIRQGQSGAALCFLGHTRSVEVERLVEIGWVHAIPAVKPVRPRVIPTEQQANPEPGSARIPSAAWRQAQEAVREGPVLVQVARPGHAPLLVCDRCREPARCNACGGAITVPRSGGDARCVLCGTSASVWRCTVCEATKLRAATVGASRTAEELGRAFPRARVFLSDGEHPLLRVGAESALVVATRGAEPIADGGYRAVLLLDGERMLLRESLRVAEDCLRWWSNATALAAPGAPVFLVGVAGALATALSTWRQAEWAATELESRRALRFPPSVRVASVTAPPAAVARALHQANAAADEVDALGPTAFGEGLERAIVRFDYSAGAAVAKALRAEMIRAATERRRPVGGRPPKRPPVLRVRFDDPDVP, encoded by the coding sequence GTGCCGGGCGGCCCGATCGCCAGGGTGCTCGTCGACTCGCCGCTGCCGCAGCTCGACCAGCTCTTCGACTATCACGTTCCCGATCGGCTCCGCGAGGCGGCCCAAGCGGGCGTGCGTGTGCGCGTCCCGATCCGCTCGGGGGGCCGCATCGCCAACGGCTGGCTCGTCGAGCTCGTCGAGTCGAGTGAGTACGCCGGCACGCTGAGCGAGCTCGAAGACGTCGTCTCCGAGGTGCCGCTCCTCACGCCCGAGGTCTGGGCGCTCGTGCGCGCTGCGGCCGATCGTGCCGCGGGCAATGCGAGCGACATCCTCCGGATCGCCGTTCCGAACCGCTACGTGCGCGTCGAGCGCACGTGGCGAACGGCCGAGTCCGATCCCGGCGAGCTGCCGGCGGCACCGGCGCCGATCACGGGATACGAGGCGGGTCGTGTCGAGAAGGGCATCGACGACGGCGAACGGATGGCGCTCGCAGCCGACCCGCGACCGGTGCGCCTGCCCTCGGGCGAATGGGTCGGCGCGTGGGCGGTGACGCTCGCACACGCCGCTGCATATACGCTCGCCGCCGATCGCTCGAGCCTGCTCATCGTTCCCGACTACCGCGACCAAGCGCAGCTGCAGGCCGCCCTCGCCGCGTTCGTCGACTCGCGGCGCGTGGTGCGCACCGACGCACGGCAGACGGGCGGCGAGCGATTCCGATCCTTCCTCGAGTCGACGGGCGAGCACGCCCGCGTCATCATCGGCAACCGGTCGACCGTCTACGCCCCTGCCGCCCGGCTCGGCCTCATCGCCTTCTGGGACGACGGCGACAGCCTCCAGAACGAGCCGCTCGCTCCGGGCGTGCATCCGCGCGACGCCGCACTCATCCGGCAGGGGCAGTCCGGAGCCGCGCTGTGCTTCCTCGGCCACACCCGCAGCGTCGAGGTCGAGCGACTCGTCGAGATCGGCTGGGTGCACGCGATTCCCGCCGTGAAGCCAGTGCGGCCGCGAGTCATCCCGACCGAGCAGCAGGCCAATCCCGAGCCGGGGTCTGCGCGCATCCCGTCCGCGGCCTGGCGGCAGGCGCAGGAGGCCGTGCGCGAGGGTCCAGTGCTCGTCCAGGTGGCTCGGCCCGGTCATGCTCCGCTCCTCGTCTGCGACCGTTGCCGCGAACCGGCGCGCTGCAACGCGTGCGGCGGTGCGATCACGGTGCCCCGCAGCGGCGGCGACGCCCGGTGCGTGCTGTGCGGAACGAGTGCGAGCGTCTGGCGCTGCACAGTGTGCGAGGCGACGAAGCTCCGCGCCGCCACCGTCGGGGCGAGTCGCACCGCTGAAGAGCTCGGCCGGGCCTTCCCACGAGCGCGCGTCTTCCTCTCCGACGGCGAACATCCGCTCCTGCGGGTCGGCGCCGAGTCGGCACTCGTCGTCGCCACGCGCGGTGCCGAGCCCATCGCCGACGGCGGCTACCGCGCCGTGCTCCTCCTCGACGGCGAGCGGATGCTGCTGCGCGAGTCGCTCCGCGTCGCCGAAGACTGCCTGCGCTGGTGGTCGAACGCGACCGCCCTCGCCGCTCCGGGCGCCCCGGTGTTCCTCGTCGGGGTCGCGGGCGCGCTCGCGACCGCGCTCTCGACGTGGCGGCAGGCGGAGTGGGCGGCCACCGAGCTCGAGTCGCGGCGGGCTCTGCGCTTCCCGCCGTCGGTGCGCGTCGCGAGTGTGACGGCACCGCCCGCTGCCGTGGCTCGCGCGCTCCACCAGGCCAACGCCGCGGCCGACGAGGTCGACGCACTCGGGCCGACAGCGTTCGGTGAGGGACTCGAGCGGGCGATCGTGCGGTTCGACTACTCCGCCGGCGCCGCGGTCGCCAAGGCGCTCCGCGCCGAGATGATCCGAGCGGCCACCGAGCGCCGGCGGCCGGTCGGCGGGCGACCGCCGAAGCGTCCTCCCGTGCTGCGGGTGCGGTTCGACGATCCCGACGTGCCATAG
- the hisI gene encoding phosphoribosyl-AMP cyclohydrolase, whose translation MDRAAFTADGLLPAIIQQWDTGEVLMLGWMDREAMRRTLTEGRVTFWSRSRQEYWRKGDTSGHVQYVRSAALDCDADTLLVQVEQVGAACHTGTRRCFDGDPIAVVQGFAPAD comes from the coding sequence ATCGACCGAGCGGCGTTCACCGCCGACGGGCTCCTCCCGGCGATCATCCAGCAGTGGGACACGGGTGAGGTGCTCATGCTCGGCTGGATGGACCGCGAGGCGATGCGCCGCACCCTCACCGAGGGGCGAGTGACCTTCTGGTCGCGTTCGCGCCAGGAGTACTGGCGCAAGGGCGACACCTCGGGGCACGTGCAGTACGTGCGGTCGGCGGCGCTCGATTGCGACGCCGACACCCTGCTCGTGCAGGTCGAGCAGGTCGGTGCGGCGTGTCACACGGGCACCCGGCGCTGCTTCGACGGCGACCCCATCGCGGTCGTCCAGGGCTTCGCGCCGGCAGACTGA
- the rpoZ gene encoding DNA-directed RNA polymerase subunit omega — translation MAEKLSGIIDPPIDDLLSKVDSKYQLVIFASKRARQINDYYADLHEGSLFDNVGPLVDSSIDDKPLSVALHEINEDKLRLRPIAD, via the coding sequence ATGGCTGAGAAGCTGTCCGGAATCATCGACCCGCCCATCGACGACCTGCTCTCGAAGGTCGATTCGAAGTACCAGCTCGTGATCTTCGCGTCGAAGCGCGCACGTCAGATCAACGACTACTACGCCGACCTGCACGAAGGCAGCCTGTTCGACAACGTCGGCCCGCTCGTCGACTCCTCGATCGACGACAAGCCCCTCTCGGTCGCTCTGCACGAGATCAACGAAGACAAGCTCCGGCTCCGCCCGATCGCCGACTGA
- a CDS encoding phosphoribosyl-ATP diphosphatase: protein MKTFDDLFVELSEKARTRPAGSGTVRELDAGVHAIGKKIVEEAAEVWMAAEYQSDEETAEEISQLVYHLQVLLLAKGLTPADVYRHL from the coding sequence GTGAAGACATTCGACGACCTCTTCGTCGAGCTCAGCGAGAAGGCCCGCACCCGCCCAGCGGGGTCCGGCACGGTGCGCGAGCTCGATGCCGGCGTGCACGCCATCGGCAAGAAGATCGTCGAGGAGGCCGCCGAGGTCTGGATGGCCGCGGAGTACCAGAGCGACGAAGAGACGGCTGAAGAGATCTCCCAGCTCGTCTATCACTTGCAGGTGCTCCTGCTCGCGAAGGGGCTCACGCCCGCCGACGTGTACCGACATCTCTGA